The Equus caballus isolate H_3958 breed thoroughbred chromosome 13, TB-T2T, whole genome shotgun sequence genome includes a window with the following:
- the GDPD3 gene encoding lysophospholipase D GDPD3 — translation MARGSVLYTLATHTSGRGNVMADLVLGDLIAHSGQGQRGAGICEGSRGMRATAAWPLLLPLPHPQLSPAAWPQASSRLSRSQGRGSSQRWSQPISARQSERQHSPSGTAELTAVSAWRGSMAMSPLLYYALPALGSYVVISMYFLRRPHLLHTPWVPAFFPRLGAHRGGSGERLENTMEAMENSVAQRADLLELDCQLTRDGVVVVSHDKNLSRQSGVNRDVGSLDFEELPLYKEELEVYFSPGHFAHGSDRHMTRLEDVFQRFPRMPMSLEVKGENVELIHKIAGLVRRFDRCEITIWASEKSSIMKKCRAANPEMPFSFTISRGFRLLLLYYLGLLPFIPIPERFLICFLPTIINRTYFPFSSPGLNQLAAVLSKWFIMRKSLIQHLEQRGVQVIFWCLNEESDFEVAFSLGATGVMTDYPTALRRYLDNQRAAARAS, via the exons ATGGCAAGGGGCAGTGTGTTGTATACCCTGGCCACACACACCAGTGGAAGGGGGAATGTTATGGCAGATCTGGTGTTGGGGGACTTGATTGCCCACTCTGGCCAAGGACAGAGGGGTGCTGGGATCTGTGAAGGGTCTCGGGGTATGAGGGCCACAGCTGCCTggcctctgctcctgcctctaCCTCATCCCCAGCTGAGCCCTGCAGCCTggccccaggccagcagcaggCTCAGCAGGTCCCAGGGGCGTGGTAGCAGCCAGCGGTGGAGCCAGCCTATATCGGCAAGGCAGTCAGAGAGGCAGCATAGTCCATCGGGAACAGCTGAGCTCACTGCAGTCAGTGCCTGGAGAGGAAGCATGGCCATGAGCCCTCTGCTGTACTACGCCTTGCCTGCCCTGGGCAGCTATGTTGTGATCTCCATGTACTTCCTGCGCCGGCCTCACCTGCTGCACACACCCTGGGTCCCAGCCTTCTTTCCCCGCCTAGGGGCCCACCGGGGAG GATCTGGAGAGCGGCTGGAGAACACCATGGAGGCCATGGAGAA CTCCGTGGCCCAGCGAGCAGACCTCCTGGAGCTCGACTGCCAGCTGACACGGGATGGCGTAGTGGTGGTATCACATGATAAGAACCTGTCCCGCCAGTCAGGTGTAAATAGGGATGTGGGCAGCCTGGACTTTGAG GAGCTGCCCCTCTACAAGGAAGAGCTGGAAGTGTACTTCTCACCAG GCCACTTTGCACATGGGTCAGACCGGCATATGACACGTCTGGAGGATGTGTTCCAGAGGTTCCCTCGGATGCCCATGAGCTTGGAGGTCAAAGGGGAAAATGTAGAGCTCATTCACAAG ataGCAGGCCTGGTGAGGCGATTTGACCGCTGTGAAATCACCATCTGGGCCTCGGAGAAGAGTTCAATTATGAAGAAGTGCAGGGCTGCC AACCCCGAGATGCCGTTCTCCTTCACAATAAGCCGAGGATTCCGGTTGCTGCTGCTCTATTACCTGGGGCTGCTGCCCTTCATCCCAATCCCTGAGAGGTTCCTCATCTGCTTCTTGCCTACCATCATCAACAG GACCTACTTCCCATTTTCCTCCCCTGGGCTGAACCAGCTGGCTGCCGTGCTTTCCAAATG gtTCATCATGAGGAAAAGTCTGATCCAACACCTGGAGCAGCGAGGGGTGCAG GTGATATTTTGGTGCCTTAATGAAGAGTCAGATTTTGAAGTGGCCTTCAGCTTGGGGGCCACTGGCGTCATGACCGATTACCCCACAGCCTTGAGGCGCTACCTGGACAACCAACGAGCAGCTGCCAGGGCCTCCTAA
- the YPEL3 gene encoding protein yippee-like 3 isoform X2: MVRISKPKTFQAYLDDCHRRYSCAHCRAHLANHDDLISKSFQGSQGRAYLFNSVVNVGCGPAEERVLLTGLHAVADIHCENCKTTLGWKYVESILISTLQKKKGMPRDVR; this comes from the exons ATGGTGCGGATTTCAAAGCCCAAGACGTTTCAGGCCTACCTGGATGATTGTCACCGGAGGTATAGCTGTGCCCACTGCCGTGCTCACCTGGCCAACCACGACGACCTCATCTCCAAG TCCTTCCAGGGCAGTCAGGGGCGTGCCTATCTCTTCAACTCTGT GGTGAACGTGGGCTGCGGGCCAGCCGAGGAGCGGGTGCTGCTGACAGGTCTCCATGCTGTCGCTGACATCCACTGCGAGAACTGCAAGACCACTTTGGGCTGGAAATAT GTAGAGTCTATtcttatctccactttacagaagaagaaaggaatg
- the MAPK3 gene encoding mitogen-activated protein kinase 3: MAAAAAAAAQGGGGGEPRGADGVGPGVPGEVEVVKGQPFDVGPRYTQLQYIGEGAYGMVSSAYDHVRKTRVAIKKISPFEHQTYCQRTLREIQILLRFHHENVIGIRDILRAPTLEAMRDVYIVQDLMETDLYKLLKSQQLSNDHICYFLYQILRGLKYIHSANVLHRDLKPSNLLINTTCDLKICDFGLARIADPEHDHTGFLTEYVATRWYRAPEIMLNSKGYTKSIDIWSVGCILAEMLSNRPIFPGKHYLDQLNHILGILGSPSQEDLNCIINMKARNYLQSLPSKTKVAWAKLFPKSDSKALDLLDRMLTFNPNKRITVEEALAHPYLEQYYDPTDEPVAEEPFTFDMELDDLPKERLKELIFQETARFQPGVLEAP, encoded by the exons atggcggcggcggcggcggcggcggctcaggggggcgggggcggggagccCCGGGGAGCTGATGGGGTTGGCCCGGGGGTCCCAGGGGAAGTGGAAGTAGTGAAGGGGCAGCCGTTCGACGTGGGCCCGCGGTACACGCAGCTGCAGTACATCGGCGAGGGCGCGTACGGCATGGTCAG CTCAGCTTACGACCATGTGCGCAAGACTCGAGTGGCCATCAAGAAAATCAGCCCCTTCGAGCATCAGACCTACTGCCAGCGCACGCTGCGGGAGATCCAGATCTTGCTGCGCTTCCACCATGAGAATGTCATTGGCATCCGAGACATTCTGCGGGCACCCACCCTGGAAGCCATGAGGGATGT CTACATTGTGCAGGACCTGATGGAGACAGACCTGTACAAGTTGCTCAAAAGCCAGCAGCTGAGCAACGACCACATCTGCTATTTCCTTTACCAGATCCTTCGGGGCCTCAAGTATATCCACTCAGCCAACGTGCTCCACCGGGATTTAAAACCCTCCAACCTGCTCATCAACACCACCTGTGACCTTAAG ATCTGCGATTTTGGCCTTGCCCGGATCGCCGATCCTGAGCACGACCACACCGGCTTCCTGACAGAATACGTGGCCACTCGCTGGTACCGGGCCCCAGAAATCATGCTTAACTCCAAG ggctaTACCAAGTCCATCGACATCTGGTCTGTGGGTTGCATTTTGGCTGAGATGCTTTCCAACCGGCCCATATTCCCTGGCAAGCACTACCTGGACCAGCTCAACCACATTCTGG GTATCCTTGGTTCCCCATCCCAGGAGGACCTGAATTGTATCATCAACATGAAGGCTCGAAACTACCTACAGTCTCTGCCCTCCAAGACCAAGGTGGCCTGGGCCAAGCTTTTCCCCAAGTCAGACTCCAAAG CCCTTGACCTACTGGACCGGATGTTGACCTTTAACCCCAATAAACGGATCACAGTGGAGGAAGCGCTGGCTCACCCCTACCTGGAGCAGTACTATGACCCAACGGATGAG CCAGTGGCGGAAGAACCTTTCACCTTTGACATGGAGCTGGATGATCTACCAAAGGAGCGGCTGAAGGAGCTCATCTTCCAGGAAACAGCCCGCTTCCAGCCTGGGGTGCTGGAGGCCCCCTAA